The Nicotiana sylvestris chromosome 6, ASM39365v2, whole genome shotgun sequence genomic sequence AATCGATGACTGTTATTGTAGGAATTAACTCATTATTATCATTGATAACAACCGTTATGAcccccttctttgggacacattgaatcAGAGAAGTCCAAGAATTATCGAAACTGGGTAGACAACCTcaacatccaaccatttgataaTCTCCTTTTTGACCACCTCTGGCATAACTTCATTGAGTCTTCTTTATGTTTAATGGATGTTTTGGCACTATCCTCCAAGTCAATCTTATGCATTCAGTatgcggggcttataccccgaatatccgccaaagTCCACCCAATAGCTTTCTTCCTCTTTTGCAACACCGccaatgtgaaatctacctacaCATTAGtcgaagaaaaggaaagaataactggtaaagtagaacaaGGGCCAAAAAATTCATAAGGAAGGTGAGGtggcaatggcttcaactccatgGTAGGTGGAtcctcaattgaaggctttgtaggaggagtcttcctattctcaagatctaaTGACAACTTTCGGGATGAATAGTTGTAAGACCCTATTCCTTGCAACAAATTCACACATTCCATGAAACCATCCATCTCATTATCGTCAAAGTTGAGAAAAACGGCTTCCAACATATCACTAAAATTGATTGTAGCACTTATGTCATCAATAATGACATCGTTCACcaagtccacaaaagagcacacctcattaCTATTTGGTTGTCGCATAAATTTGCACACATGGAATACTACATGTTCATCACCAACCCGAAAAGTGAGCTCTCCGGCTTCCACATTACAAAGGGACTTACCAGTAGTAAGGAAAGGCCTCCTAAAAATACTTTATAATCAACCTCAAAATCTAAAATCACAAAGTCCGCTGGAAGAATAAATTTATCAACTCAGACCAAAACATCCTTAATCACTCCCAACGGTAGCTTCATTGTGCGATCGACCATTTGCAACCTTatagatgtgggtcttggtttccTAATCCCCGAAGTTTTGAATACTGTAGGGCATAAATTGATACTCGCCCCAAAATgacaaagagctttagcaaaatcaACACTTCCAATAGTACAAGGAATTGTAAAAGCATCGAGATCCTCCAACTTATGAGCCATGGAATGTAAAATTTCACTCACTTGGTGGGTGACCTTgattatttcaaaatttatcgACCTCTTCTTGGTCACAATATCTTTTATAAACTTGGCATAAACAGGCATTTGTTCAAAAGCTTCCACCAATGGCACATTGATAGAGAGACCTTTCATCTTTTGAATGAAGTTCTTGAATTGATTCTAACCATTTTGCTtagcaagcctttgaggataatgAGGTGGAGGCTTTGGCAAGggtgccttagccttttgcaCTACTGAATATAGTATGTCAATGATGTGCTCCCAAGATGAGTTCACCTCTTCTTGGGCCTCCTCCACACTATCATCAATGTCAATCCGAACATCATCATGTACTTGAATATCATTTAGTAGGATTTCCTCCTCTTGGAACATTTGGTCATCATCCACAAGTTTCTTTCCATTAGAGGTGGGTGCATtcccgcctcttccacttcttgtgATAACCCCCATGGCATGCCCCATACTGTtaccacccttcgggttcactatcGTATCATTTGGTAATGCACCCTTAGGACGGGTATCAAGAGCTTGAGAAATTTGCCCCATTTGAACTTCAAGATTACAGATTGATGTCACATGTGAGGCAAGTTGGACATCTGAATCCGCATTCTTTTCTATCATTTGCTTGAACATGTTCTCAATATGACCCATTATATTGCTTGAAGAACTTGAACAGTGGGATGGATAATGAGGTGGGTTGATCAGTTGTTGGTACATTGAGGGCTTTGAAAACCCGAACTTCAATTTGCATGATTATTGTTGTTTCCCAATTTTCTTGATTATTGCCTCCCCAATTTcctttgttgtttttgttgttatgTCAATTCCCTTGATTGTTAGAATAATTGCCTTGGGTATTTTGAGAACGCCATTGATTTTGATTGGAGCCTTAAAACTTTCTCCGTTtcccttgataattattcacaaaTTATACCTCTTCTTCTTGCTCTTGATAAGATTCATATTGGTCATAGCTGCCATCATCATGTGCATAATTattgttgatatatatatatatatatatatatatatatatatatatatatatatatatatatatatatatatatatatgcatatataagcacgcacaaggtttttataatttttctataattttaaagattttaaattaatttatttccttcccttttattcataaaatccccaataattatacctcaaattattgttgtcgTAATctagtcatttaatttctatatttatgccaaaatatggttaaaatatttttatgcattttttataattgcatttcgtattgttaaagctaaattgcatataattgcaatattagtctatttaatgtataattatatttatatgcgtaaaattgatctcctatatttttaaaatattaaatatctattttaaatcattttagtacataaaattatttttttagaaattatttattataaattatagaggaaaaattggctatttaaaatatagccagatttgcctttcaatttcagcccaaattaaacccaacccagcccaatttcagattaaaaacacccaacccaaaccctaaacccgccTAACTGACCCATGACCCGTTAAATCCCGGCTGTtaatctaaaagatcaacggccctcatgagttctttctttttttatccCAAACGACAAACTAAACCTATCTTATTTCTCAAATCCGCTGCCTTTGTATTCTCTtatctcctctcctctctcaaccccTCGACCTAACCCTAGCTCCTTCAACCGCCGACTCCCTTCTctggtcttctccggtgatctcccttcaactcctaagcctccaatggctcctttATTGCCATGCTCGCCTTCTccgaggccttcaagggccctgggccatgctGATTTGCATCTAGGGTTTGTCATCTAGTCTGTTCTTGTCCACTTCAGTATGATTTCAAGCTGAATCATGTTGTActttgttacgatctttgaggttttagacaggttctttcatctctacttgGTTTTCTTCTGAAACTCTAATTTTgcttacatctcctagatctgtatgattttaaacaatttgagTCTATTTCTCTGATGTTTTCACTATCCTTgtaactctttacaagaatcgtagatttcaaagtgttttcaccttcttctcaaactagggttttcggaacttcttctaaaactttgtttaaaccgattctttatgtttaaacttctatctctTGCATAATTCGActaattctatgattttactcccTTTTCAACTCacctatgttgaaaaccctaatttcttagttcTAATCTTGGGGTTTCTGAGTTTTGTTTTGATAACATATTCAGTTAATCTATATGTTTCTGTGATTATGTGATTTTACCCAATTATTACTTGTTAAGGTTCCTAATTATGGTTACTCCTGCCTATTGTGTGATTTTACCCTATTTTGTTCACCAATGTTTCTATTTCTTCACTTCTCCTACCTGTATCATGCTTATTTTACTAATTCAGACTATGCTCTACATGAATCCCTAATTTATATATGATTTTTTCCTACTCGACCTCTTAGAGTTCTGGTTTTTGCTTACTATGTGCTTGTTCTTATAAGGTTGTGCTAAATCAATGCTATTTTCTACTTTTGAATCCTTGAGTCTTTGTGATTGATCTTTCACTGATCTCGCATGATATCTCTATTGATTTTTAACCTTGTGAAATATTTTCTGACATTATTCTATGGTCAATTGTGCTATTAAATGATTTCTTATGTCTTTTCCTTAATTGAAATATgctgaacctagcctctattacatgttctgtacttgtactatgcagaaaatatttccttatttattatgctcagccttatacgatttccttccttatttgtcacatgtttattaccgtttgaagttgactcctcaattaaagggagtacttaccttgattcCGTGACTAATTGATTCTGTGTCCCCATAATTACTGatgaactttgatttttaccttatttgctacctgcttttaaactatatatacacactctcttaTTAGCACAGATacgaacactcttggttcaaaagctctctctcacacttaaactttctgctctctctcttttatgctacttgctactattttAAGTTAGCccgctgcaagccaaggctaaccattgtgttctccgACTCTTTCACTTTGCTTGCTGTttttttactggtatgttctagtttcaattttagttccaacaacaatatggttcttttattgcttcagttcatcctatttctagtttgcttctatttatgaTTTtgctgtgaaacttgtagttgatatgtttacattattagcatgttatgtacTCTCCTTCCTTAGGATCAGTAGATTACCCCCTCTGTGTTGTTTCTAAACATGTCTGCACCAATTATCTCTacctgttatgtgcttaccatcATATGCTCCATGTATCCCCAAATCTCTATCACCCATGTATGTAAGTTTGTACTTTATGTCTGGTTCTGTGACTATGCCTAGTCAGTTGTTTCTAAGCCTGTATGTACCAATTCCCAGGACCTTTGCTTGTCTTGTGTTCACAAtcaagtgttctatgtatccccaaatcccttgacccctgaCTACTGAACCTGCTTTGGTTCTGTGACCCTTgctgtgtatgaacctgtctTAAAGGTATTGTGTTTGGACCGTTGTTTGCTCTTCCACTATCTTTTCAAACTGTCTCTGTTGTTTTACTAAGTTATTTCAAACAAACTTCCTCTTAGTACAATTTTAccactaaaacctttcaacttgtgtcaagtactttcactctactcctaagtcaataagttctgccctctccagtatgtgtactgtcttgggatcctcttgagaaccctctgaactctggcatactgaggttggctcttccacactgcacttatttaattttggttaccaagtctaggtgtaagtactgcccgagatccttgagatccttagggaactttgatgcacctagactatgatattgtctatggaattgaggcatttgaggctattggaggctttgggaaatctgggcctatctgtaggctccctatagaataacttcttattttcttatttacttatgtaattcattcatatggcctgtaataacttgtaaacgaatattgggttaattagtgaaaagggatgggtagctacatgtttgtgggtaatacgggtagaaaccatgcttataggactttacaatttgttgtgtttacctttataagtagaaaccatgtctataggactttgTATCTTGttatgctagaaatcatgcctataggtctcaattgattccataatagaaatcatgtttaataGGTCTAAAATTAGTTTCACAAGGAGATGCAATGCCTATAGGATACAATCCAAGTTCAGCTTTTGTTATAACTTTTGTTTACATGTTGTTTCATTTGTCATTATGCCTGCAACGTTTTTGAAATCAGTATtaaaatagatatcatgcctatagggaacaacgtcaaattctgcctatagatctaAACTAGTTTGGTTTTAAATGAATTAATCAGGTTAACGATTAGTTCACTTCTAAATCAGTTCAATTAGTGGTTTATATTTCCTTGAAGTGAGTTCTTTTAAAATCAccttagacagcatgcctatagagATTAAAAGAGTTCGTTTTAAACCTACCTTGTCTCGTTCTATATAAAATATAGTCATAAGTATTCTGCGTATAGGCAAGCCTGCAGGGCATTTTCGAAACTTGCAATTCTGAAACTATTTCTATGACTTAATGTTGTTCTAGTTTAAGCaagttttaaaatcagtaggccatTGATAAAGTCATTACTTCTGGGTTTATAAAAACAAACTACCTATTTTCtgtatattcacttagacatcatgccttaggatactgtttaacaaaaggccttatttgtgtttgagtcgtgttgtttatgtgccttgtttgaggaggaaactttgagcctctgaTTGCTCCCTTTTTGCTTTTATTTGCTAAGAGTCCTAATTTTTCTTGCCTGTCGCCTAGtgttttcacctttaaaaccttagaggtctgtctagaaccactatcacgaccctaaatccggacccggtcgtgatggcgcctctcgtgaagacaagactagtcgacacttcccattttccaattattaacaattaagcattAAAAAACAGTCTAACATGAATAAATGAACCAATGTTTAAGCAAACTATAGTATAAGATGCGGAATACAGCCCGAACACAGCTCGATACCtggatgtcactagtcatgagcaccTAACAACACGGAATACTCCAAATCGAACTACAaagtttaatacagaaaactaAGAACAGGAAGGAATAAggtagggaagagctccgggctgtgAACACCAAtaactacctagagactcctcggatccgcctgagccgaAAATGATCAACACTctggagcgggaccagatacgcctgaatctacaTACAGGGTGTagggaataaagtgagtactccaactcaatgagtaataatcataaataaagattgaaagcaggaaatcatgtaaggcacagAAACATGCtacaatgaagcagtaaaaccatttaaaacaataaaccagtgaaagataggtaaatatccgttaactcaaatttaacttcattaaaatccttttcaacaattaagcatggtaattgacagtcagttatgaaaaataaatacataaaggttcaCCCCTCGTGCACAGTCTCaacaaatcagcccctcgggcaatatctcagaacaataccagcccctcgggctcaatctcagaacagtaccaacccctcgggctcaatctcaaaacagtaccagcctctcgggctcaatctcagatcacaatgggtacccgcgctcactgggggtgtggagactcctggaggggccccttacgtcccaagcgcaatatcaagccacctcgtggcatcatcactaggccctcggcctcatatcaatca encodes the following:
- the LOC138871153 gene encoding uncharacterized protein, yielding MKGLSINVPLVEAFEQMPVYAKFIKDIVTKKRSINFEIIKVTHQVSEILHSMAHKLEDLDAFTIPCTIGSVDFAKALCHFGASINLCPTVFKTSGIRKPRPTSIRLQMVDRTMKLPLGVIKDVLV